The genomic DNA CCTGCGCCTCGCCCGTTTTCAGGGCGATGTTCCAGTTATGGAGCGGGCAGGCGACGCTGTGGCCATGGACGATGCCCTGGCTCAGCGGACCCTTTTTGTGTGGGCATTCATTGACCAGCGCGAAAACCTGATCGTCGCCGGTGCGGAATACGGCGATTTCCTTGCTCCCGGCGATCTGCACCGTGCGGGCGCCGCGCTGGGGAATGTCGGCCAGCGTTCCGATGTCGATCCAGTCGGTCATGTCGTTCACTCCGCAGCGATGGCGATGGGTTCAAGCGGCTGGTGCAGTTCGGCGTTGGCGCCGGCTGCGCGTTCGGCCCAGGGATCATCCTGACTGAAGCTTTGCGAATAGAGGAAGCGCGCGCGCAGATGTTCC from Sphingobium sp. CAP-1 includes the following:
- the nirD gene encoding nitrite reductase small subunit NirD — encoded protein: MTDWIDIGTLADIPQRGARTVQIAGSKEIAVFRTGDDQVFALVNECPHKKGPLSQGIVHGHSVACPLHNWNIALKTGEAQGADEGCTPTIAVKEEGGRILIARPAALKAAA